One Hyalangium gracile genomic window carries:
- a CDS encoding LVIVD repeat-containing protein, producing MAMPLRVLVSASALLSLLLSGCDDSPDTPPADAGTPDAGPYVWDGTYTELEERGDFLDQGSFAPCTFDRGDGGVQVCQEMSRFDLSQCNRETLSDLPNGAIYHFPLRDSRPPQAGGSVAFGSAGVLFQEDGGTMFFEPLTLRDTGEGRFFVRGYQPRNGTTVALAGCQKKGADIITGCYAHCSRTRLIQSGTFEGHRVSSWGGEPESSGNLELVSEGYTPVGLPVDIYVTKGHAYVVSIPHQVRVGGLSVFDVSDPRNPVLKKTLSPPGDTYWNGVWAKGDALYVASNKAGTIVYDISNPAEPQFVRSLTTGSSYGTHTVLVDGDRLYSMATSSGTHVHDISQPLDPQPRTVISLPDDASLGGAHDSFVYGGRLYVSNSYGGYFVLDVTDLDNVRVLGTYLRPDFSFAHHSAVGTFAGLTIAFEGGEYNYSHLRVLDVTRPERIVKIGEFRTHRPFTSIHNLLLRGNLLYIAWYQDGLRVLDVSNPTRPRQVAHYNTVRETDPHRTESVFDGLIGIRIPGDGYVYGVDSSRGLLIFKEL from the coding sequence ATGGCCATGCCGCTCCGAGTGCTGGTGTCCGCCAGCGCCCTGCTGTCGCTGCTGCTCTCAGGCTGTGACGACTCACCCGACACACCGCCCGCCGACGCCGGCACGCCCGACGCGGGGCCCTATGTCTGGGATGGCACCTACACCGAGCTCGAGGAGCGCGGGGACTTCCTGGACCAGGGCAGCTTCGCGCCCTGCACCTTCGATAGAGGGGACGGCGGCGTCCAGGTCTGCCAGGAGATGTCCCGCTTCGATCTCTCCCAGTGCAACCGGGAGACGCTCTCGGACCTGCCCAACGGGGCCATCTACCATTTCCCCCTCCGGGACTCGCGGCCTCCACAGGCTGGGGGCAGCGTCGCCTTCGGCAGCGCGGGCGTCCTGTTCCAGGAAGACGGCGGCACCATGTTCTTCGAGCCCCTCACCCTGCGCGACACGGGGGAAGGCCGCTTCTTCGTCCGTGGCTACCAGCCTCGCAATGGCACCACCGTCGCGCTGGCGGGCTGCCAGAAGAAAGGCGCCGACATCATCACCGGCTGCTACGCGCACTGCTCGCGGACGCGGCTCATCCAGTCGGGCACCTTCGAGGGCCATCGCGTCTCCAGCTGGGGCGGAGAGCCCGAGTCCTCCGGTAACCTCGAGCTCGTCTCGGAGGGCTACACGCCCGTGGGCCTGCCCGTGGACATCTACGTCACCAAGGGGCATGCCTACGTCGTCTCCATTCCGCACCAGGTGCGCGTCGGTGGGCTCTCCGTCTTCGACGTGAGCGACCCTCGAAACCCCGTGCTCAAGAAGACCCTCTCCCCGCCCGGGGACACCTACTGGAATGGCGTCTGGGCCAAGGGCGACGCGCTCTATGTGGCCAGCAACAAGGCAGGGACGATCGTCTACGACATCTCCAACCCCGCGGAGCCCCAGTTCGTGCGCAGCCTCACGACGGGGAGCAGCTACGGCACCCACACGGTGCTCGTCGACGGAGACCGGCTCTACTCCATGGCCACCTCCAGCGGCACGCACGTGCATGACATCTCCCAGCCGCTGGATCCCCAGCCGCGCACCGTCATCTCCCTGCCCGACGATGCCTCCCTGGGTGGGGCGCACGACTCCTTCGTCTACGGAGGGCGCCTCTATGTCAGCAATTCCTACGGTGGCTACTTCGTCCTGGACGTCACCGACCTGGACAACGTGCGAGTGCTGGGCACGTACCTCCGGCCGGACTTCAGCTTCGCGCACCACAGCGCGGTGGGCACCTTCGCCGGGCTCACCATCGCCTTCGAGGGCGGTGAGTACAACTACTCCCACCTGCGCGTGCTCGACGTCACCCGCCCCGAGCGCATCGTGAAGATTGGCGAGTTCCGCACGCACCGGCCCTTCACCTCCATTCACAACCTCCTCCTGCGCGGCAACCTGCTCTACATCGCCTGGTACCAGGACGGCCTGCGCGTGCTGGACGTGTCCAACCCCACGCGCCCCAGGCAGGTGGCTCACTACAACACCGTCCGCGAGACGGACCCGCACCGGACCGAGAGCGTCTTCGATGGGCTCATCGGCATCCGCATCCCAGGAGATGGCTACGTGTACGGGGTGGACTCCTCGCGAGGCCTGCTCATCTTCAAGGAGCTCTGA
- a CDS encoding amidohydrolase family protein — translation MAASSAPTPAVAAPGTGGVSPESGTGPTGLPVDTGSLNVRYLLKGGAVLSMDPNVGDFACGDVLIEGKKIIAVGPNLNALGAIVINASGMIVMPGFVDTHHHQYQTALRSFLSDGLLSNDGLPHGEKNYLDYIHTKITPVYRPQDAFIAELIASLSQLDAGVTTVVDTSQVGHTPEHTDAVIRGLQAAGRRSVFVYSPGVGPGNIFPNDLQRLRRQYFSSTDQLLTLAMGGEVFDPAFRTYWALARQNGLHIVSHLVGSLGQETLVEQLASEGLLGPDIEFIHATRISEGSWQAIAQSGVTLSLAVPIEMTMRHGMPPIQAALNHGVQPSLSTDVECTLTADFFTQMRSTFTLQRALINERALNGETNLPELLTSRDVIRFATVEGARVARLGHKVGTLTPGKEADIIMLRADDINVAPLNNVPGAVVTLMERGNVDTVIVAGRIRKWRGALVDVNWPQLRAALEASRDYIFQAAGVQRVLF, via the coding sequence GTGGCAGCCTCTTCCGCGCCCACACCGGCGGTGGCAGCGCCTGGGACGGGCGGCGTATCGCCCGAGAGCGGAACCGGGCCCACGGGCCTGCCCGTGGACACCGGCTCGCTGAACGTGCGCTACCTGCTGAAGGGCGGCGCGGTGCTCAGCATGGATCCGAACGTGGGCGACTTCGCCTGCGGGGACGTGCTCATCGAGGGCAAGAAGATCATCGCGGTGGGGCCCAACCTGAACGCCCTGGGTGCCATTGTCATCAACGCCTCCGGGATGATCGTCATGCCGGGGTTCGTCGACACCCATCACCACCAGTACCAGACCGCGCTGCGCAGCTTCCTGTCGGACGGCCTGCTGTCCAACGACGGGCTGCCGCACGGCGAGAAGAACTACCTGGACTACATCCACACCAAGATTACGCCCGTCTACCGTCCGCAGGACGCCTTCATCGCCGAGCTCATCGCCTCGCTCAGCCAGCTGGACGCGGGCGTGACGACCGTCGTGGATACCTCGCAGGTGGGCCACACGCCGGAGCACACCGACGCCGTCATCCGCGGGCTCCAGGCCGCGGGCCGCCGCTCGGTCTTCGTGTACTCACCGGGCGTGGGCCCCGGCAACATCTTCCCGAATGATCTCCAGCGGCTCCGCAGGCAGTACTTCTCCTCGACGGATCAGCTCCTGACGCTGGCCATGGGCGGAGAGGTGTTCGATCCCGCCTTCCGGACCTACTGGGCCCTGGCGCGGCAGAACGGCCTGCACATCGTCTCCCACCTCGTCGGCAGCCTGGGCCAGGAGACGCTCGTGGAGCAGCTGGCGAGCGAGGGCCTGCTCGGCCCGGACATCGAGTTCATCCACGCCACGCGCATCTCCGAGGGCTCGTGGCAGGCGATCGCCCAGTCGGGCGTGACGCTCTCGCTGGCGGTGCCCATCGAGATGACGATGCGGCACGGCATGCCGCCCATCCAGGCCGCGCTCAACCACGGCGTGCAGCCCTCGCTCAGCACGGATGTCGAGTGCACGCTGACGGCGGACTTCTTCACCCAGATGCGGAGCACCTTCACGCTCCAGCGGGCGCTCATCAACGAGCGGGCGCTGAACGGCGAGACGAACCTGCCCGAGCTGCTCACCAGCCGCGACGTCATCCGCTTCGCCACGGTGGAGGGGGCCCGGGTGGCCCGCCTCGGCCACAAGGTCGGCACGCTGACGCCGGGCAAGGAGGCGGACATCATCATGCTGCGCGCGGACGACATCAACGTGGCCCCGCTCAACAACGTGCCGGGCGCCGTGGTGACGTTGATGGAGCGCGGCAACGTGGACACGGTCATCGTCGCGGGGAGGATCCGCAAGTGGCGGGGCGCCCTGGTGGACGTGAACTGGCCGCAGCTGCGCGCCGCGCTCGAGGCCTCGCGCGACTACATCTTCCAGGCGGCGGGAGTCCAGCGCGTGCTCTTCTGA
- a CDS encoding trifunctional serine/threonine-protein kinase/ATP-binding protein/sensor histidine kinase: protein MLKLPGYTIHRPVRVNGSNMLFQAVREEDGAPVIIKTPVGPVVGSREDERYRREHGILQRLQGVRGVTRPHGCERIHDRPVLILEEVQGVPLSEAVGSPFGLERFLELAVSLAATLAEIHLRGVIHKDIKPSNIIITPLGEPRIIDFGAATLQRTEHVDAAPTHLIEGTLAYMSPEQTGRMNRALDYRTDFYSLGVTFYELLTGVRPFQGRDALEWFHAHMAQQPRPPHELISSIPPVLSAIVMRCLAKVAEERYQSAEGLRHDLAECAEGLRRGTLDVFVLGKRDLPSRFQLPQRLYGRDAHVATLLQGFERIASGGRPELMLVRGYSGIGKSSVVHELHKPVVQRRGFFLSGKFDQLQRDVPYATLAQALRGLGQQLLAGTDEEVARWRERLREALQGNGQVLVDLVPQLGLLMGPQPAVPELPPAEAQHRFNQAFLQFLGVFATAEHPLVVFLDDLQWADLASLRLLQSLLTEEAAPPTLWIGAYRDNEVSPSHPLTMTLAEVRKAKTRVTDLQLEPLSLEQLQHLVADALPGAKAELTAPLSEQVYAKTGGNPFFLLQLMLALHHDGLLSRAPGGGWRWDAEGVRARGYSDNIVDFMARNLHQLPASTQHLLTLAACVGNSFSLGMLAIIAGMDVGEAEQGLEPALQEGLVVRSASERYRFLHDRIQQAAHALIPEGARKAIHLRIGRLLLESLSPEEVREQLFELVSQLNTGVELITSPEERHRLARLNAEAGRRARASSAHDSAATYLSMAFQLIPGEAWETDYALAFKVQLDRASSELMNGNAAEARRLLEGLRTRARSRTDIAAAYGLMHELHLISGEIEASVTCLLECLALLGMPMDPHPTWEEAAAARAELQALLGGRSIESLVELPLMTDADMKPVMSVLARMFPSAYFTDNNLLVLHVCRMVSLSLRYGNTHESVIGYSSLGVLLGKFFKSYQEAHAYGVLACALVERYNLNHERTRALFNLEMISYWCRPLAVAHEHALSGFQHALQTNNYLFACYIVGHLVWNRLAMGHGLDDVYEDALSRVDFMRKTGFVGVMETTLIVMRYVQQLRGRSLTFGTLDGEGFDEEAFEDGLTPAHMSSMVCQYWLAKMQARFMCGAYAEARAAGDKAAALIWSFIGIIPLLDYHLFRALTLIACCEGAAEAERRRYLETAEEHWRQLEEWAGNCPETFRALERLVFAELARLRGRLEEVLPAYEEALRLAREHGFIQHVALVCELAASFYRKRQAPFIAESYARQAREAYARWGAQGKVKQLDALWPALVTSVAPSSAVTSTTTSESRELDALAVVKAQQAVSSEIVLERLVSTLMRVATESAGAQHGALLLPRGDKLVAVADTRSASGGEQAPPGGAEAALPWTIISYVRRTHEHVLIGDAAEPHPFSADPYLEHSGARSVLCLPLLRQESLSGVMYLENRLASGAFTPGRIALLTQLASQAAISIENARLYAEVQRAETALRGANDELERRVEERTRELKQAQTQLVDTARAAGMAEIASNVLHNVGNVLTSAVINLEQMRAVVATSRIDRAAQLASMLKEHGDDLVSFLTKDPRGRVLPGYFAALTDELLNERTQLRMNMYEMGLHIEHIHAIVRVQQDYAKTSLILDEWDLAQLIEDSLRFQLAALQRHGVSVQREFASLPRVRVDKHKVLQILINLISNAKYAMDDAPEGQRTLCVRLELPQGNLVRIQVVDSGRGFTPDVRRQLFAHGFTTRKEGHGFGLHSSALAAQAMGGRLLLESEGLGKGATATLELPIQKSS, encoded by the coding sequence ATGTTGAAGCTCCCGGGTTACACGATCCATCGTCCGGTCCGCGTCAATGGCTCGAACATGCTGTTCCAGGCGGTGCGCGAGGAGGATGGCGCACCGGTCATCATCAAGACGCCGGTGGGCCCCGTGGTGGGCTCCCGCGAGGACGAGCGGTACCGCCGGGAGCACGGCATCCTGCAGCGGCTCCAGGGCGTGCGCGGTGTCACCCGGCCCCATGGCTGCGAGCGCATCCACGACAGGCCCGTGCTGATCCTCGAGGAGGTCCAGGGGGTGCCCCTCTCCGAGGCGGTGGGCTCCCCCTTCGGGCTCGAGCGCTTCCTCGAGCTGGCCGTCTCGCTGGCCGCCACGCTGGCGGAGATCCACCTGCGGGGCGTCATCCACAAGGACATCAAGCCCTCGAACATCATCATCACGCCGCTGGGCGAGCCGCGCATCATCGACTTTGGCGCCGCCACGCTCCAGCGCACCGAGCATGTGGACGCGGCGCCGACGCACCTCATCGAGGGAACGCTGGCCTACATGTCCCCGGAGCAGACCGGGCGGATGAACCGCGCGCTGGACTACCGCACGGACTTCTACTCGCTGGGCGTGACGTTCTACGAGCTGCTCACGGGAGTGCGGCCGTTCCAGGGGAGGGACGCGCTCGAGTGGTTCCACGCGCACATGGCCCAGCAGCCCCGGCCGCCGCACGAGCTCATCTCCAGCATCCCGCCGGTGCTGTCCGCCATCGTCATGCGGTGCCTGGCCAAGGTCGCCGAGGAGCGCTACCAGAGCGCGGAGGGGCTGAGGCACGACCTGGCGGAGTGCGCGGAGGGCCTGCGCCGGGGCACCCTCGACGTCTTCGTGCTGGGCAAGCGGGACCTCCCCAGCCGCTTCCAGCTCCCCCAGCGGCTCTACGGGCGCGACGCCCACGTCGCCACCCTGCTCCAGGGCTTCGAGCGCATCGCCAGCGGAGGCCGGCCCGAGCTCATGCTGGTGCGCGGCTACTCCGGCATCGGCAAGTCGTCGGTGGTGCACGAGCTGCACAAGCCCGTCGTCCAGCGGCGGGGCTTCTTCCTGAGCGGCAAGTTCGACCAGCTCCAGCGAGACGTGCCCTACGCCACCCTGGCCCAGGCCCTGCGGGGGCTGGGGCAGCAGCTGCTGGCGGGCACCGACGAGGAGGTCGCCCGGTGGCGCGAGCGCCTGCGAGAGGCCCTCCAGGGCAACGGCCAGGTGCTGGTGGACCTGGTGCCGCAGCTGGGGCTCCTCATGGGGCCGCAGCCGGCCGTCCCCGAGCTGCCGCCCGCCGAGGCGCAGCACCGCTTCAACCAGGCCTTCCTCCAGTTCCTCGGCGTCTTCGCCACCGCCGAGCACCCGCTGGTGGTGTTCCTGGATGATCTCCAGTGGGCGGACCTGGCCAGCCTCCGGCTCCTGCAGTCCCTGCTCACCGAGGAGGCGGCGCCGCCGACGCTGTGGATCGGCGCCTACCGCGACAACGAGGTGAGCCCCTCGCACCCGCTGACGATGACGCTGGCGGAGGTGCGCAAGGCGAAGACGCGGGTGACGGACCTCCAGCTCGAGCCGCTGAGCCTGGAGCAGCTCCAGCACCTGGTGGCCGACGCGCTGCCGGGCGCGAAGGCGGAGCTCACCGCTCCGCTCTCGGAGCAGGTGTACGCGAAGACAGGGGGCAACCCGTTCTTCCTGCTCCAGCTGATGCTGGCGCTGCACCACGATGGGCTCCTCAGCCGCGCGCCCGGCGGGGGGTGGCGGTGGGATGCGGAGGGCGTCCGCGCCAGGGGGTACTCCGACAACATCGTCGACTTCATGGCTCGCAACCTGCACCAGCTGCCCGCGAGCACCCAGCACCTGCTCACCCTGGCGGCGTGCGTGGGCAACAGCTTCTCGCTGGGGATGCTGGCCATCATCGCCGGCATGGACGTGGGCGAGGCGGAGCAGGGCCTCGAGCCGGCGCTCCAGGAGGGGCTGGTGGTGCGCAGCGCCTCGGAGCGGTACCGGTTCCTGCATGACAGGATCCAGCAGGCGGCGCATGCCCTCATCCCCGAGGGAGCGCGCAAGGCCATCCACCTGCGCATCGGGCGGCTGCTGCTGGAGAGCCTGTCGCCGGAGGAGGTGCGCGAGCAGCTCTTCGAGCTCGTCAGCCAGCTCAACACCGGCGTGGAGCTCATCACCAGCCCGGAGGAGCGCCACCGCCTGGCGCGCCTGAACGCCGAGGCGGGCCGGCGGGCCCGGGCCTCGAGCGCGCACGACTCGGCCGCCACCTACCTGTCGATGGCCTTCCAGCTCATCCCGGGCGAGGCCTGGGAGACGGACTACGCGCTGGCCTTCAAGGTGCAGCTCGATCGCGCCAGCAGCGAGCTGATGAACGGCAACGCCGCCGAGGCCCGCCGGCTGCTGGAGGGGCTCCGCACCCGGGCCCGGAGCCGGACGGACATCGCCGCCGCCTACGGCCTGATGCACGAGCTGCACCTCATCTCCGGGGAGATTGAGGCCTCCGTCACCTGCCTGCTGGAGTGCCTGGCCCTGCTGGGCATGCCCATGGATCCGCACCCCACCTGGGAGGAGGCCGCGGCGGCGCGCGCGGAGCTTCAGGCCCTGCTGGGGGGGCGCTCCATCGAGAGCCTCGTCGAGCTGCCGCTGATGACGGACGCGGACATGAAGCCGGTGATGAGCGTGCTGGCGCGCATGTTCCCCTCGGCCTACTTCACCGACAACAACCTGCTCGTCCTGCATGTCTGCCGGATGGTCTCCCTGAGCCTGCGCTACGGCAACACCCACGAGTCGGTCATCGGGTACAGCTCGCTCGGAGTGCTGCTCGGGAAGTTCTTCAAGAGCTACCAGGAGGCCCACGCCTATGGCGTGCTCGCCTGCGCGCTCGTCGAGCGCTACAACCTGAACCACGAGCGGACCCGGGCGCTCTTCAACCTGGAGATGATCAGCTACTGGTGCCGGCCCCTGGCCGTCGCGCACGAGCACGCCCTGAGCGGCTTCCAGCACGCGCTGCAGACGAACAACTACCTGTTCGCCTGCTACATCGTCGGCCACCTCGTCTGGAACCGGCTGGCCATGGGCCACGGCCTGGACGACGTCTACGAGGACGCCCTCTCCCGGGTGGACTTCATGCGCAAGACGGGCTTCGTGGGGGTGATGGAGACCACCCTCATCGTCATGCGCTACGTGCAGCAGCTGCGGGGCCGCTCGCTCACGTTCGGCACGCTGGACGGAGAGGGCTTCGACGAGGAGGCCTTCGAGGACGGGCTGACGCCGGCCCACATGAGCAGCATGGTGTGCCAGTACTGGCTCGCCAAGATGCAGGCGCGCTTCATGTGTGGCGCCTACGCGGAGGCCCGGGCGGCGGGGGACAAGGCGGCGGCGCTCATCTGGTCCTTCATCGGCATCATCCCGCTCCTGGACTACCACCTCTTCCGCGCCCTCACCTTGATCGCCTGCTGCGAGGGGGCGGCGGAGGCGGAGCGGCGGCGCTACCTCGAGACGGCGGAGGAGCACTGGCGACAGCTCGAGGAGTGGGCGGGCAACTGCCCGGAGACGTTCCGCGCGCTCGAGCGGCTGGTGTTCGCGGAGCTGGCCCGGCTCCGGGGCCGCCTGGAGGAGGTGCTGCCCGCGTACGAGGAGGCCCTGCGGCTGGCGCGCGAGCACGGCTTCATCCAGCACGTGGCCCTCGTGTGCGAGCTGGCGGCGAGCTTCTACCGCAAGCGGCAGGCCCCCTTCATCGCCGAGTCCTACGCGCGCCAGGCCCGGGAGGCGTACGCGCGGTGGGGAGCGCAGGGCAAGGTCAAGCAGCTGGACGCCCTGTGGCCGGCCCTGGTGACTTCGGTGGCGCCCTCGAGCGCCGTCACCAGCACCACCACCTCGGAGTCCCGCGAGCTCGACGCGCTCGCCGTGGTGAAGGCCCAGCAGGCCGTCTCCAGCGAGATCGTCCTGGAGCGGCTGGTGTCCACGCTCATGCGGGTGGCCACCGAGAGCGCGGGAGCCCAGCATGGGGCGCTGCTGCTGCCGCGCGGGGACAAGCTCGTGGCCGTGGCCGACACGCGGAGCGCCTCGGGCGGCGAGCAGGCGCCTCCGGGGGGGGCCGAGGCCGCCCTGCCCTGGACGATCATCTCCTACGTCCGGCGCACGCATGAGCATGTGCTCATCGGCGACGCGGCGGAGCCCCATCCGTTCTCGGCCGATCCCTACCTCGAGCACAGCGGCGCCCGGTCCGTGCTCTGCCTGCCGCTGCTGCGCCAGGAGTCGCTGTCGGGGGTGATGTACCTGGAGAACAGGCTGGCCTCCGGGGCGTTCACCCCGGGCCGCATCGCGCTGCTGACGCAGCTCGCCTCGCAGGCGGCCATCTCCATCGAGAACGCGCGGCTGTACGCCGAGGTGCAGCGCGCCGAGACCGCCCTGCGCGGCGCCAACGACGAGCTGGAGCGGCGCGTGGAGGAGCGCACGCGCGAGCTCAAGCAGGCGCAGACCCAGCTGGTGGACACGGCGCGGGCGGCGGGCATGGCGGAGATCGCCTCCAACGTGCTGCACAACGTCGGCAACGTGCTCACCAGCGCGGTCATCAACCTGGAGCAGATGCGCGCCGTGGTGGCCACGTCGCGCATCGACCGGGCGGCGCAGCTGGCCTCCATGCTCAAGGAGCACGGGGATGATCTGGTGAGCTTCCTGACGAAGGACCCGCGAGGCCGCGTCCTGCCGGGCTACTTCGCGGCGCTCACCGACGAGCTGCTCAACGAGCGGACACAGCTGCGGATGAACATGTACGAGATGGGCCTGCACATCGAGCACATCCACGCCATCGTCCGGGTGCAGCAGGACTACGCCAAGACGTCGCTCATCCTCGACGAGTGGGACCTGGCCCAGCTCATCGAGGACAGCCTGCGCTTCCAGCTGGCCGCGCTGCAGCGCCACGGCGTGTCCGTGCAGCGCGAGTTCGCCTCGCTGCCCCGGGTGCGGGTGGACAAGCACAAGGTGCTGCAGATCCTCATCAACCTCATCAGCAACGCGAAGTACGCCATGGACGACGCCCCCGAGGGGCAGCGGACGCTGTGCGTGCGGCTGGAGCTGCCCCAGGGGAACCTGGTCCGCATCCAGGTGGTGGACAGCGGCAGGGGCTTCACGCCAGACGTCCGCAGGCAGCTCTTCGCGCACGGCTTCACCACGCGCAAGGAGGGCCATGGCTTTGGCCTGCACTCGAGCGCGCT
- a CDS encoding PQQ-dependent sugar dehydrogenase, whose translation MRTLSMAILAAALLSGCSSKNTTPPEDTPQPPVTEQPPEEPLPSGPPVQTGPPNVPEFQPAFPGQTRVPAIQTKTALQVTEIATGFRNPWAIAFLPDGRMLVTEKPTGSLYIVTPQGQKSPAVAGLPPVDGRGQGGLLDVEVGPDYAQSGLIYWTYYEPRQGGNGLAVARAKLVDGAQPRVEGLQIIFRMMPTMESTLHAGGRLVFTPDGKLFVTLGERSILPGRVQARDVKSHFGKVVRINPDGSVPQDNPYLSTEGAKPEIWSVGHRNILSAALDRQNRLWTVEMGPRGGDELNRPEAGKDYGWPTIGYGEEYSGAPIHENTQGAGMEQPVYYWDPVISPSGMTIYTGELFPEWRDNVFIGGLSSQALVRLMMRNDRVVGEERLLTNLGARIREVVQGPEGALYLLTDDTNGKLLKLTPR comes from the coding sequence ATGCGCACCTTGTCGATGGCCATCCTCGCTGCCGCCCTGCTGTCGGGCTGCAGCAGCAAGAACACCACCCCCCCGGAGGACACGCCGCAGCCCCCCGTCACGGAGCAGCCGCCCGAGGAGCCGCTTCCCAGTGGCCCCCCTGTCCAGACGGGCCCGCCCAACGTGCCCGAGTTCCAGCCGGCCTTCCCGGGCCAGACGCGCGTCCCAGCCATCCAGACGAAGACGGCCTTGCAGGTGACGGAGATCGCCACGGGCTTCAGGAATCCCTGGGCCATCGCCTTCCTGCCCGACGGGCGCATGCTGGTGACGGAGAAGCCCACCGGCTCGCTCTACATCGTCACGCCCCAGGGGCAGAAGTCTCCCGCCGTGGCGGGCCTGCCGCCCGTGGACGGCCGTGGACAGGGCGGTCTGCTCGACGTGGAGGTGGGCCCCGACTACGCCCAGAGCGGCCTCATCTACTGGACCTATTACGAGCCGCGCCAGGGCGGCAATGGCCTGGCGGTGGCCCGCGCGAAGCTCGTGGACGGCGCGCAGCCGCGCGTGGAGGGCCTGCAGATCATCTTCCGGATGATGCCCACGATGGAGTCGACCCTGCACGCCGGAGGGCGGCTGGTGTTCACCCCGGACGGCAAGCTGTTCGTCACGCTCGGTGAGCGCTCCATCCTCCCGGGCCGGGTGCAGGCGCGCGATGTGAAGAGCCACTTCGGCAAGGTGGTCCGCATCAACCCCGACGGCTCGGTGCCCCAGGACAACCCGTACCTGAGCACCGAGGGCGCCAAGCCGGAGATCTGGTCGGTGGGGCACCGCAACATCCTGTCCGCGGCGCTGGACCGGCAGAACCGGCTGTGGACGGTGGAGATGGGGCCGCGCGGGGGAGACGAGCTCAACCGCCCCGAGGCGGGCAAGGACTACGGCTGGCCCACCATCGGCTATGGCGAGGAGTACTCGGGCGCGCCCATCCACGAGAACACGCAGGGCGCGGGCATGGAGCAGCCCGTGTACTACTGGGATCCGGTCATCTCTCCCTCGGGGATGACCATCTACACCGGGGAGCTGTTCCCCGAGTGGCGCGACAACGTCTTCATCGGAGGCCTGTCCAGCCAGGCGCTGGTGCGGCTGATGATGAGGAATGACCGGGTGGTGGGCGAGGAGCGGCTGCTCACGAACCTGGGCGCGCGCATCCGCGAGGTGGTGCAGGGCCCCGAGGGGGCGCTCTACCTGCTCACCGACGACACCAACGGCAAGCTGCTCAAGCTCACCCCGCGCTGA